The region TGTCCATCCCGGCGATGCCGATTGCACTGAGCAGCGCCCCGATGGTTGTCGGGATCAGGCAAACGAGCAAGGCGACGAGCACGGCGACACTCACCGGCGCTGCCGCATACGACGCGATGGGGTTGAGGGTGAGGCCGACGACGACGAAGACGATTGACAGGCTGGCGAGCAGGATGTTAAGGGCGACCTCGTTGGGTGTCTTCTGCCGGGCCGCGCCCTCGACGAGCGCGATCATACGGTCGACGAACGTTTCGCCCGGCCGGGACGTCACGCGCACGACGATCCGGTCGCTGAGCACCCGGGTACCACCTGTCACCGCCGAGCGGTCACCGCCGGACTCGCGCACCACAGGCGCCGACTCCCCCGTAATCGCGGACTCGTCCACGGACGCGATGCCGGCGACGATATCGCCGTCGGCGGGGATGAGCTCGCCGGCGCTGACGATCACAATGTCGCCGAGGGTGAGTTGCGACGACGCCATCGCTGACACTGTGGCGCGTTCGGCTGCCGGATCGCCATCCGCGTCGTAGCGGTCGACTCGGTGCGCGGTGGTGCTTTGCCGCGTTCTCCGCAGCGTCTCCGCCTGCGCCTTTCCGCGACCCTCGGCGACCGACTCCGCGAAGTTCGCAAAGAGCACGGTCAGCCAGAGGCAGAGCGTGATCGCGCCGGTAAACGACCAGGGCACCTCAGTGCCGCCGGACGCGGCCGGGCCGCCGATGAGCGGCTCCGCCACGGCGAGAACGGTGGTGAGGAGCGCGCCGACCCAGACGATGAACATCACCGGGTTTCGCCACTGTTCGCGCGGGTGGAGCTTGCGCAGCGCCTCGGGAAGGGCGGCGCGCACCTGCTGCCCCGAGAACGAGCTGCGTGTCGGGGGTGTGCTCGTCGGTTCGGGACGAGGAGTAGTGAGTGCAGACATCGTGGTTACATCAGCCCTTCCGCCAGGGGACCCAGCGCGAGAACGGGGAAGAAGGTCAGCGCCGTCACCAGCACGGTGACCGCTGCGAGCAGTCCGACGAACAGCGGACGATGAGTCGGGAGCGTGCCCACGGTCGCGGGCACCTTGCCCTGCGCCGCGAGAGATCCAGCTAGCGCCAGGACGAACACGATTGGAACGAACCGTCCGAGCAGGATGGTGAGGCCGAGCGCGGTGTTCAGCCAGGGGGTGTTCGCCGTGAGGCCCGCGAAGGCGGAGCCATTGTTGTTGGCTGCCGACGTGAACGCATAGAGCACCTCCGACATGCCGTGGATGCCCGGGTTCCAGATCGAGGTGTTCTCCACGTCCTCCCGGATGCCGGGGATGGCAAAGCTCAGCGCCGTCCCGGTGAGCACGAGGGTGGGCATCACGAGAATGTACAGCGCGGCGAGTTTGATCTCGCGGGGGCCGATCTTCTTCCCCAGGTATTCGGGGGTGCGACCGATCAGCAGCCCTGAAATGAAGACCGCGATGATCGCGAGCACGAGCATCGCGTACACGCCCGACCCGACTCCGCCCGGGGTCACCTCGCCGAGCATCATGTTGATCATCGGCATCATTCCGCCGAGGGCGGTGTACGAGTCGTGCATCGAGTTCACCGCGCCGGTCGAGGTGCCGGTGCTGGTCGTGGCGAACAGCGTGGATCCGATGATCCCGAACCGCTGCTCCTTGCCTTCCATCGCGCCGCCGGCGAGCTCGGGCGCGGTGCCGCGCCCCGCGGTGTCGAGGGCGGTGAGGATGGCGAAGGAAGCCGTGTACAGCCCGCCCATGACGGCGAGGATCGCGTACCCCTGGCGGTTGTCGCCGACGATGCGGCCGAAGACGCGAGGCAGTGCGAACGGGATGATCAGCATGAGCAGGATCTCGAAGAGGTTCGTCCACGCCGTGGGGTTCTCGAACGGGTGCGACGAGTTGGCGTTGAAGAACCCGCCGCCGTTGGTGCCGAGCAGCTTGATGACCTCCTGAGAGGCGGTCGGGCCGCCGGGGATGCTCTGCGCTGCTCCGGCGACGGTGTTGATCTCGGTGAACCCGTTGAAGTTCTGAATTACGCCGCCGATCATCAGCACGACCGCGCCGAGCACGGAGAGCGGCAGCAGGATGCGCAGGATGCCGCGGGTCAGATCCACCCAGAAGTTGCCGATGGTCCCGGAGTGCCGGTATGCGAATCCGCGGATGAGGGCCACGGCGACGGCCATGCCGACTGCGGCTGAGACGAAGTTCTGCACCGCGAGGCCTGCCAGCTGCACGGTGTACCCGAGGGTGAGCTCGGGCGAGTACGACTGCCAGTTCGTGTTGCCGACGAAGGACGCGGCCGTGTTGAAGGAAAGGTGCTCTGACGGCGCGGGGAGCCCAAGCGAGTACGGCAGCCACTGCTGAAGCCGCTGGAAGCCGTAGACCATCAGCAGACCGACGGCTGACACGGCGAGAACCGAGCCGACGTAGGAGCGCCAGGTCTGCTCGGAGCGAGAATCGACGCCGATGAGGCGGTAGAAGCCGCGCTCGATCCTCCAGTCCTTGCCGGTCGTGTAGACCCAAGCCATGTAGTCGCCGAACGGTCGGTAGAGCACGGCGATGACGGCGGCGACGGTGAGCAGGGCGAGCCCCGCGTACAGCCAGGTCATCAGAAATGCTCCGGTTTCACGAGGGCGAACACGAGATACGCAATCGCCACGACGGCCAGAACGGCGGCGAGGAGCTCGAAGACGATCACAGCTTCTCCACCGCCTTTCCCAGCAGTCCGACGGCGACGAACAGGGCGATCACACCCAGTACGTAGACGAGGTCAAGCACAACAGGCTCCATTCGGGTGATAGCGGCAGCATGAGCTGTCCACGCGCCGTGAGCCGGCGCAACACCTGATCCAACACCGGCCATGAGGGCGGCCCCCGCCGTTCTAACGAAACCCATACGAGACCAGCGGTACTCCTGACGTAGTTCTGACACCTATCGGGTTCGTGTCCGCACACGACCGCCCAAAGGTACGCACACTGACAGGGCCCGCGCCGCCGCACAGTGGTGCTTGCACAACTGAGTGCTCGAGGCGGTCCGCCATCGCACCTGTGGCCGCTTGGGCGTGGAGACGGACCTCGGATACCCACGATCTGCTGTGGCGTCCAGGTGATGCGATGTTCCGCCAGCAGAGTGACCGGTGGAACATCGCGGGTGCTAGAACTGCGCGACCTCCTCAGCTGGAACGTCCGTCGCTGCGCCTCCTTCCTGCCGATGGGTTGTGCTGGGTGCCTCCTCCACGTAGGTGCTCGGGTGGTCGTCGCCCCATAGCTCGTACTTGGCTTCATCTCGGCCGGGCAGGGAGTATGACCAGTCCAACCATCGCCGCGGGCGTGCGCCCACACGGCCGAAT is a window of Microbacterium esteraromaticum DNA encoding:
- the kdpA gene encoding potassium-transporting ATPase subunit KdpA, which translates into the protein MTWLYAGLALLTVAAVIAVLYRPFGDYMAWVYTTGKDWRIERGFYRLIGVDSRSEQTWRSYVGSVLAVSAVGLLMVYGFQRLQQWLPYSLGLPAPSEHLSFNTAASFVGNTNWQSYSPELTLGYTVQLAGLAVQNFVSAAVGMAVAVALIRGFAYRHSGTIGNFWVDLTRGILRILLPLSVLGAVVLMIGGVIQNFNGFTEINTVAGAAQSIPGGPTASQEVIKLLGTNGGGFFNANSSHPFENPTAWTNLFEILLMLIIPFALPRVFGRIVGDNRQGYAILAVMGGLYTASFAILTALDTAGRGTAPELAGGAMEGKEQRFGIIGSTLFATTSTGTSTGAVNSMHDSYTALGGMMPMINMMLGEVTPGGVGSGVYAMLVLAIIAVFISGLLIGRTPEYLGKKIGPREIKLAALYILVMPTLVLTGTALSFAIPGIREDVENTSIWNPGIHGMSEVLYAFTSAANNNGSAFAGLTANTPWLNTALGLTILLGRFVPIVFVLALAGSLAAQGKVPATVGTLPTHRPLFVGLLAAVTVLVTALTFFPVLALGPLAEGLM
- a CDS encoding potassium-transporting ATPase subunit F, which encodes MIVFELLAAVLAVVAIAYLVFALVKPEHF